From a single Silene latifolia isolate original U9 population chromosome 6, ASM4854445v1, whole genome shotgun sequence genomic region:
- the LOC141585794 gene encoding cortical cell-delineating protein-like, translated as MVSFPKCLILLLALNLLFVTLVSSCGECGSGTTPSTPKPTPTPYYPTPKPHKPTTPSTPKPTPTPNYPTPSGGPPSSENCPRDTLKLGVCANVLNLLKLNIGQPPSGDECCPLIQGLIDAEAAICLCTNIKLGVLGINLNIPVDLSLLVNYCGCTLPPGFQCP; from the coding sequence ATGGTATCTTTCCCAAAATGCCTTATTCTTTTACTTGCCCTAAatcttctctttgtaacactagTCTCATCATGTGGAGAATGTGGAAGTGGCACCACCCCAAGCACACCTAAGCCCACACCAACACCATACTACCCGACCCCGAAACCACATAAGCCCACCACCCCAAGCACACCCAAGCCCACACCAACCCCAAACTACCCTACCCCGAGTGGTGGTCCGCCATCGTCCGAAAACTGCCCTAGAGACACCCTAAAGTTAGGTGTATGTGCAAATGTCCTCAACTTGCTTAAGCTCAATATTGGCCAACCTCCTTCAGGAGACGAATGTTGCCCTCTAATTCAAGGGCTTATTGATGCTGAGGCAGCTATTTGCCTTTGCACTAATATTAAACTCGGTGTTTTGGGTATTAATTTAAACATTCCAGTTGATCTTAGCTTGCTTGTCAACTACTGTGGCTGCACTTTGCCTCCCGGCTTCCAATGCCCTTAA
- the LOC141588787 gene encoding 14 kDa proline-rich protein DC2.15-like, whose product MASKAIFVLCLNLVFFTLVSSNYVPTVPTTTTTPCPPPPGGYPTPGGGHCSIDALKIAACADVLNGLVHAVVGPSRATECCSLIDGLVGLDAAVCLCTNLKANVLNIIHLDLPISVKLLVNFCQKAGVPSDYHCSNY is encoded by the coding sequence ATGGCATCAAAGGCTATTTTTGTCCTATGTCTTAACCTAGTGTTCTTCACTTTGGTTAGCTCAAACTATGTCCCAACTGTcccaaccacaaccacaaccccaTGCCCACCACCACCAGGTGGATACCCGACACCAGGTGGGGGACATTGCTCTATTGATGCCCTAAAAATAGCAGCATGTGCTGATGTACTAAATGGGTTAGTCCATGCTGTGGTTGGACCGTCCAGGGCGACCGAGTGCTGCAGCCTAATTGATGGGCTTGTAGGACTTGATGCAGCAGTATGCCTTTGCACAAACCTTAAGGCTAATGTCTTGAACATTATCCACCTTGACCTTCCTATCTCTGTCAAATTGTTGGTTAACTTTTGTCAAAAGGCGGGTGTTCCTTCTGATTATCATTGCTCAAACTACTAA
- the LOC141587359 gene encoding 14 kDa proline-rich protein DC2.15-like, with the protein MASKTPTITLLLCLNLVFFTLVSSNYVPCPPTPSKPPSHHGGHHGGGHSSSSKGGKCPIDTLKLGVCANVLNGLVDVIIGVPPKSHCCHLLEGLTDLNAALCLCTAIKADLLGIHLDVAVSLSLLLNYCGKSGVPSGFKCPKY; encoded by the coding sequence ATGGCTTCAAAAACACCAACAATAACCCTTCTCCTATGCCTTAACCTAGTGTTCTTCACTTTGGTTAGCTCCAACTATGTTCCATGCCCACCAACACCATCAAAGCCACCAAGTCACCACGGCGGCCATCACGGCGGTGGACACTCCTCATCCTCAAAGGGTGGCAAATGCCCTATAGACACCCTTAAATTAGGGGTGTGTGCCAATGTACTAAATGGTTTAGTTGATGTTATCATTGGGGTCCCACCAAAAAGTCATTGTTGTCATCTCCTTGAAGGGTTGACTGACCTTAATGCTGCCCTTTGTCTTTGCACTGCTATAAAGGCTGACCTCCTTGGCATCCACCTCGACGTGGCGGTGTCGTTGAGCTTGTTGCTTAACTATTGTGGCAAGTCTGGTGTTCCCTCTGGTTTCAAATGCCCTAAATACTAA
- the LOC141588788 gene encoding uncharacterized protein LOC141588788: protein MMLGESCDLEEGSSWEREKSLWNKLWKAPVWPRVKLFFWQLCREAMATKANIAARVGGESLLCPFCLSCAESSIHLFRDCSVAGCVWEGMDLAVEVGRDSFDIKEWIEAVWSELGVMKYGKVMVGCWAIWEHRNKVIFDGLAADPRVIVRRASDVLAEGVRGEVCVGNVRRRGMRGVDEGGGQEGWKPAKRGFVKINVDAGVKEGEEVRMGVVCRDEVGRVLWGLSNNHGVYWEAHVAEAVAVMDGLEEARRRGHQQVEVEGDCLQVVEALRRKEIGRSMFSLIIDDILSFCSNFISVSWSHTCRINNSVAHSLAHLVPRVLSRSVWEGLLPPNANSAVIFDLSLL from the coding sequence ATGATGTTGGGAGAGTCTTGTGACTTGGAGGAGGGATCGAGTTGGGAGCGAGAGAAGTCTCTTTGGAACAAGCTCTGGAAAGCCCCGGTTTGGCCACGCGTAAAGCTCTTTTTCTGGCAACTATGTCGAGAAGctatggctactaaagcaaacatTGCCGCTCGAGTAGGAGGCGAGTCTCTTTTATGTCCTTTTTGTCTTTCTTGTGCTGAATCTAGTATCCATTTGTTTCGGGATTGCAGTGTTGCGGGTTGTGTGTGGGAGGGTATGGACTTAGCGGTGGAGGTAGGACGAGACTCTTTTGATATTAAGGAATGGATTGAGGCGGTTTGGAGCGAGTTAGGAGTCATGAAGTATGGGAAAGTTATGGTGGGGTGCTGGGCAATCTGGGAACATCGCAACAAGGTGATTTTTGATGGTTTAGCGGCTGACCCGAGAGTCATAGTGCGGAGGGCGAGTGATGTGCTAGCTGAAGGTGTGAGGGGGGAGGTATGTGTGGGAAATGTGAGGAGGCGTGGTATGAGGGGTGTTGATGAAGGAGGGGGGCAGGAGGGTTGGAAACCGGCAAAGAGGGGTTTTGTTAAAATCAATGTAGATGCGGGGGTGAAGGAGGGAGAGGAGGTAAGAATGGGAGTGGTTTGCCGGGATGAGGTAGGTCGGGTTTTATGGGGTCTCTCGAACAATCATGGAGTATATTGGGAGGCTCACGTCGCTGAAGCTGTGGCGGTAATGGATGGCTTGGAAGAAGCTAGGCGTAGAGGGCACCAGCAAGTGGAGGTGGAGGGCGATTGTCTTCAAGTCGTGGAGGCGCTACGCCGGAAGGAGATTGGCAGAAGCATGTTTTCGCTCATTATTGATGACATTTTATCGTTTTGTTCCAATTTTATTTCTGTTTCTTGGTCTCATACTTGTCGTATAAACAATAGCGTTGCTCATTCTTTAGCTCATTTAGTTCCACGTGTCTTGAGTCGTTCGGTCTGGGAAGGTTTACTCCCTCCGAATGCGAATAGTGCTGTAATCTTCGATTTATCGTTATTATAG
- the LOC141588789 gene encoding putative mitochondrial protein AtMg00310, producing MVSRFWWGHEEGKRGMAWVSWKAMGRPKAMGGLEFRDFENFNLALLGKQARRLAIDTDCLWVRLMKAKYYPNDNFMTASMGHAPSYTCRGIVEARAMLEKGLRRRIGDGLETKVWGHAWIPGTQTGRVISPCVEGGENMCVAELLDSNGGGWNRGHLAEVFLAFELERVLSIRVSPNRPKDAWYWGLERDGFYTVRSGLLIR from the coding sequence ATGGTTTCGCGGTTTTGGTGGGGTCACGAGGAAGGGAAACGGGGTATGGCGTGGGTCTCGTGGAAAGCTATGGGCAGACCGAAGGCTATGGGAGGGTTGGAATTTCGTGATTTTGAAAACTTTAATCTTGCCCTCTTAGGAAAACAAGCCCGGAGACTTGCGATTGATACGGATTGTTTATGGGTTCGTCTTATGAAGGCTAAGTACTACCCGAATGACAACTTTATGACTGCTTCGATGGGTCATGCACCGAGCTATACATGTCGGGGTATTGTTGAGGCGAGGGCCATGCTTGAGAAGGGTTTGCGAAGGCGAATTGGTGATGGGCTGGAGACGAAAGTGTGGGGTCATGCTTGGATCCCAGGCACTCAAACGGGACGGGTCATTTCACCTTGTGTGGAGGGGGGCGAGAACATGTGTGTGGCGGAGCTTTTGGATTCGAATGGGGGTGGCTGGAATAGGGGGCATCTTGCTGAGGTGTTTTTGGCATTCGAGTTGGAGCGAGTCCTTAGCATTCGAGTTAGCCCGAATCGACCAAAGGATGCTTGGTATTGGGGTCTTGAGCGAGATGGGTTTTAcacggtccggtccggtctgctTATAAGATGA